A region from the Benincasa hispida cultivar B227 chromosome 8, ASM972705v1, whole genome shotgun sequence genome encodes:
- the LOC120084232 gene encoding heavy metal-associated isoprenylated plant protein 7-like: MGEEEKKPDEKTVPVEEMDVQKPPPEDVSVKKKKDENKPSEKSAPDKEEKKTEDSKDGEEPTKEQAPPLPPPEIVLKVYMHCEGCARKVRRCLRGFEGVEDVITDCKTHKVVVKGEKADPLKVLDRVQRKSHRQVELLSPIPKPPAPEESKPEEKEKPKPEEKKEEPQVVTVVLRVHMHCEACAQEIKKRILRMKGVDAVEADLKGSQVSVTGVFDPPKLVDYVHKRTGKHAVIVKTDPEKKEKEAEAKEAKEEKPNEESVKEKKGDDGGESKEGKKEAEGGGGGGGGEAKATVEVVPEETILVELKKNEYYQHYPQRYAMEMYAYPPQIFSDENPNACCVM; this comes from the exons ATGGGAGAG GAGGAGAAGAAGCCAGACGAGAAGACAGTGCCCGTCGAGGAAATGGATGTTCAGAAACCACCGCCGGAGGATGTCAGtgtcaagaagaagaaagatgaaaataagCCATCGGAAAAATCTGCGCCGGATAAAGAGGAGAAGAAAACAGAGGATTCTAAGGATGGGGAGGAACCCACCAAGGAGCAAGCTCCACCGCTGCCTCCACCCGAGATTGTGCTTAAGGTTTACATGCATTGCGAAGGGTGTGCTCGGAAAGTTCGCCGTTGCCTCAGAGGCTTTGAAG GGGTTGAAGATGTAATCACTGATTGCAAGACCCATAAAGTGGTTGTGAAAGGGGAAAAGGCGGATCCATTGAAGGTTTTGGATAGAGTACAGAGGAAGAGCCACAGGCAGGTGGAGCTTCTGTCTCCGATTCCAAAGCCACCGGCGCCGGAGGAATCGAAACCGGAGGAGAAAGAGAAGCCCAAACctgaagagaagaaagaagag CCTCAGGTCGTGACAGTGGTATTAAGAGTTCATATGCACTGCGAAGCCTGTGCTCAAGAAATCAAAAAGCGCATATTGAGAATGAAAG GGGTGGATGCAGTGGAGGCAGATCTGAAAGGGTCACAAGTTTCAGTGACGGGCGTTTTCGACCCACCAAAGCTTGTGGATTATGTGCACAAAAGAACTGGAAAACACGCTGTGATAGTGAAGACAGAcccagaaaagaaagaaaaagaagcagaGGCCAAAGAAGCCAAAGAAGAAAAGCCAAATGAAGAAAGTGTGAAAGAGAAGAAGGGCGATGACGGCGGCGAGAGCAAAGAGGGCAAGAAAGAAGCAGAGGGTGGCGGCGGCGGCGGTGGTGGTGAGGCCAAAGCCACCGTAGAAGTGGTGCCGGAAGAAACGATATTGGTGGAATTGAAAAAGAATGAATATTATCAACATTACCCACAAAGGTACGCCATGGAAATGTACGCGTATCCACCCCAGATTTTCAGTGATGAAAATCCTAATGCATGTTGTGTCATGTGA
- the LOC120083717 gene encoding palmitoyl-acyl carrier protein thioesterase, chloroplastic-like has translation MASFPPFSPNARSITTHFCKLQNSYYSFKFNVGNTSCLRPRCHGSDRDLNRRCNSCIVIASGRRTSPRSVGLVNGKKVNGVHVIGEAPLFSGEKRGPLLVEESGVDGEKPLHDCLLGRFVEDKFVYGQTFIIRSYEIGPDKTATMETLMNLLQETALNHVTCSGLAGNDFGATREMSLRKLIWVVTRVHVQVQRYSCWGDVVEIDTWVDAAGKNGMRRDWIIRDYHTREIITRATSTWVIMNKETRRLSKIPDQVREELTPFYLNRIAIPSDENDSEKIDKLTDETAERIRSGLAPRWNDMDANQHVNNVKYIGWILESVPINVLEDFDLTSMTLEYRRECRQSNLVESLTTTTATTAAEDRRNNLQYTHLLRMQPDKAEIVRARTQWNSKPKQNITK, from the exons ATGGCCTCCTTTCCACCATTTTCGCCTAATGCAAGATCAATAACAACCCATTTTTGCAAACTCCAAAACAGTTATTATTCTTTCAAATTCAACGTTGGTAACACCTCGTGTCTTCGTCCCAGATGCCACGGCAGTGACCGTGATTTAAACCGACGATGTAACTCCTGCATTGTGATAGCAAGCGGCCGACGTACTAGCCCACGAAGCGTGGGCTTGGTAAATGGGAAGAAGGTAAATGGGGTTCACGTCATTGGGGAGGCTCCGCTTTTCTCCGGCGAAAAAAGGGGGCCGTTATTGGTGGAAGAAAGCGGAGTTGATGGAGAAAAGCCTCTCCATGATTGTCTTCTTGGGAGGTTTGTAGAAGATAAGTTTGTTTATGGACAAACGTTTATTATTAGATCCTATGAAATTGGACCTGATAAAACTGCCACCATGGAAACTCTCATGAATCTTCTTCAG gAAACTGCGCTGAATCATGTAACGTGCTCGGGGCTGGCCGGAAATGACTTTGGCGCTACTCGGGAGATGAGCCTCCGAAAACTGATTTGGGTTGTTACACGTGTTCACGTCCAAGTTCAAAGATATAGTTGCTG gGGAGATGTTGTTGAGATAGACACGTGGGTTGACGCAGCAGGCAAAAATGGAATGCGGCGTGATTGGATCATAAGAGATTACCATACTCGAGAAATTATTACTCGAGCCACTAG CACCTGGGTTATTATGAATAAGGAAACAAGAAGGCTGTCAAAAATACCGGACCAAGTAAGAGAAGAGTTAACTCCATTTTACCTCAACAGAATCGCCATCCCCTCGGATGAAAACGATAGTGAAAAGATCGACAAGCTCACCGATGAAACCGCCGAGAGAATCCGATCAGGCTTAGCT CCTAGATGGAACGATATGGATGCCAACCAACATGTCAACAATGTTAAATACATTGGGTGGATTCTAGAG AGTGTACCAATAAATGTGTTGGAAGATTTTGATCTGACGAGCATGACGCTTGAATATCGAAGAGAATGCAGGCAATCCAATCTGGTGGAGTCGTTGACAACCACCACCGCGACAACAGCCGCCGAAGACCGTCGCAACAACCTCCAGTACACTCACCTTCTTCGTATGCAACCCGATAAGGCTGAAATTGTGAGAGCTAGAACTCAATGGAATTCCAAGCCCAAACAAAATATTACTAAATAA